Proteins encoded within one genomic window of Mycolicibacterium monacense:
- a CDS encoding MFS transporter → MNETVVERLSRRHKAFVLASCCLSVLIVSIDVTIANVAIPSIRADLSASPSQMQWVIDIYTLMVASLLLLSGAMADRFGRRRTLQIGLTIFASASLLCSVAPNVETLIGARFLQAIGGSMLTPAGLSIVTQVFTGRVERARVIGIWGGVVGISMALGPIMGGILLEYVDWRAVFWINVPICALAVLLTAIFVPESKSVTMRHVDLIGLVLGMAFLFGLVFVLIEGPGMGWTDTRVVVSCCLAALAFATFLRYESRRVDPFVELRFFRSIPFASATAIAVCAFAAWGAFLFMMSIYLQGERGLSAVNTGLMFLPVAVGAFIFSPLSGRLVGRFGARPSLMIAGALIVAATLMFAQMSDATPQWQMLVAFAVFGVGTSMVNAPVTTAAVSGMPTDRAGAAAAITSTSRQVGVAIGVAICGPVAGAALGDTNVDFAVSAQPLWLVFAGVGVLIFTLGVYSTSKRALRSAEHLAPLIAGTDPRREAADVA, encoded by the coding sequence GTGAATGAAACTGTTGTCGAACGACTGAGCCGCCGGCACAAGGCCTTCGTCCTGGCGTCCTGCTGCCTGAGCGTGCTCATTGTGTCGATCGACGTGACCATCGCCAACGTTGCAATCCCGAGCATCCGCGCCGACCTTTCGGCGTCGCCTTCGCAAATGCAGTGGGTCATTGACATCTACACCTTGATGGTGGCCTCGCTATTGCTGCTCTCAGGTGCCATGGCCGACCGATTCGGTCGGCGGCGTACGTTGCAGATCGGGTTGACAATCTTTGCGTCGGCCTCCCTACTGTGCAGCGTGGCTCCCAACGTCGAAACGCTGATCGGCGCCCGCTTCCTGCAGGCGATCGGCGGTTCGATGCTCACTCCTGCTGGGTTGTCGATCGTCACGCAGGTGTTCACCGGCAGGGTGGAGCGCGCGCGCGTCATCGGCATATGGGGGGGCGTCGTAGGCATCTCGATGGCCTTGGGTCCGATCATGGGCGGAATACTTCTCGAGTATGTTGACTGGCGAGCAGTGTTCTGGATCAACGTGCCGATCTGCGCGCTTGCGGTGCTGTTGACCGCGATCTTCGTTCCCGAATCCAAGTCGGTCACCATGCGCCACGTCGACCTGATCGGCTTGGTCCTGGGCATGGCCTTCCTGTTCGGACTGGTGTTCGTACTCATCGAAGGGCCAGGGATGGGCTGGACCGACACCCGCGTCGTCGTTAGCTGTTGCCTCGCAGCGCTGGCCTTCGCGACATTCCTGCGCTACGAGTCACGCCGCGTCGACCCGTTCGTCGAGCTCCGATTCTTCCGCAGCATCCCGTTTGCTTCGGCGACGGCCATCGCGGTGTGCGCATTCGCTGCATGGGGCGCGTTCCTGTTCATGATGTCAATCTATTTGCAAGGGGAGCGCGGGCTTTCAGCGGTGAACACCGGGCTGATGTTTCTGCCCGTGGCCGTCGGCGCATTCATCTTCTCGCCCTTGTCTGGCCGGCTGGTGGGGCGATTTGGTGCCAGACCGTCGCTGATGATCGCCGGCGCATTGATCGTCGCCGCGACTCTCATGTTCGCGCAGATGAGCGACGCTACCCCGCAATGGCAAATGCTGGTCGCCTTTGCGGTTTTCGGCGTCGGTACTTCGATGGTGAACGCACCGGTCACAACCGCGGCCGTCAGCGGTATGCCGACCGACCGCGCCGGTGCGGCGGCGGCTATCACATCCACGAGCCGACAGGTGGGCGTCGCCATCGGTGTGGCCATATGCGGCCCGGTCGCTGGTGCGGCATTGGGCGACACCAACGTCGATTTCGCGGTCTCCGCCCAGCCCCTATGGCTAGTGTTCGCTGGAGTTGGTGTGCTGATCTTCACGCTCGGTGTCTACTCGACGTCGAAGCGCGCGCTGCGCTCAGCAGAGCATCTGGCGCCGCTGATCGCAGGAACCGATCCGCGACGGGAGGCTGCCGATGTCGCGTAA
- a CDS encoding aldehyde dehydrogenase family protein, which produces MEDPCTGDVLTQVPDCSSEDVDRVVATAHAAQRDWALRTPRQRGTALRALATLMRDHSEELALLDAIDGGFPLPAMRDDVTWAADVLELMADDALDLGGRTIPLSANLHYTLQQPYGVVARIVPFNHPVLFAGSKIAAPLMAGNAVVLKAPDQTPLSAIRLAELAREVLPEGLFGVVTGHGATAGAALVAHPLVRRIGFIGSPGTGRHIQRLAAEHGVKYVTLELGGKNPMIVMPDADLEAAAKSAVVGMNFTTTAGQSCGSTSRLLLHEAIADEVIDLVVDQVAAIKVGDPLVDGTDMGPVIDQAQYSKSLRAIESGRAGGASVLTGGGRAQGVGSKGWYVAPTVLAGVAPQADVARDEIFGPVLSVLTVRDEAEAVEVANSVEFGLTAAVWTNDVSQAHRMAAGLDAGYVWINGSARHYWGLPFGGWKSSGVGSEESTEELLSYTQVKAVTVTLD; this is translated from the coding sequence GTGGAGGATCCGTGTACCGGCGACGTGCTGACCCAGGTGCCCGACTGCAGCAGTGAGGATGTCGACAGGGTGGTGGCGACTGCACATGCCGCTCAACGCGATTGGGCGCTGCGGACGCCTCGCCAGCGCGGCACCGCGCTGCGGGCTTTGGCGACACTCATGCGCGATCACTCTGAAGAGCTCGCGCTGCTCGACGCAATTGACGGCGGCTTTCCACTGCCTGCGATGCGCGACGACGTCACGTGGGCGGCCGACGTGCTCGAGCTGATGGCAGACGACGCGCTCGACCTCGGCGGACGGACTATCCCGCTCTCGGCGAACCTGCACTACACGCTGCAGCAGCCCTACGGCGTAGTCGCTCGAATCGTCCCCTTCAATCATCCCGTCCTATTTGCAGGATCCAAGATCGCCGCTCCGCTGATGGCGGGGAACGCCGTGGTGCTCAAAGCTCCCGATCAAACACCGTTGTCGGCCATCCGGCTCGCCGAGCTCGCCAGGGAGGTCCTGCCCGAAGGCCTATTCGGGGTGGTAACCGGGCACGGGGCAACTGCCGGCGCCGCGTTGGTTGCCCATCCACTAGTCCGGCGAATCGGCTTCATCGGCTCCCCGGGCACGGGCCGACATATCCAGCGCTTGGCGGCCGAGCACGGCGTCAAATACGTCACGCTGGAACTCGGCGGCAAGAACCCGATGATCGTCATGCCCGACGCCGACCTCGAGGCGGCTGCCAAAAGCGCCGTGGTAGGGATGAACTTCACCACCACCGCGGGCCAATCATGCGGATCAACAAGCAGACTGCTGCTGCACGAAGCGATCGCTGACGAGGTGATTGATCTGGTCGTCGATCAGGTCGCTGCCATCAAGGTAGGCGACCCGCTCGTTGACGGCACGGACATGGGACCCGTCATCGACCAAGCGCAATACTCAAAGTCGTTGCGGGCCATCGAGTCAGGACGGGCGGGCGGCGCCAGCGTACTTACCGGTGGAGGACGCGCGCAGGGTGTTGGTAGCAAAGGCTGGTATGTCGCCCCGACCGTATTGGCTGGAGTGGCACCACAAGCCGATGTCGCCCGCGACGAGATCTTCGGGCCCGTTCTTTCGGTGCTGACCGTCCGTGACGAAGCCGAGGCTGTCGAAGTTGCCAACAGCGTCGAGTTCGGGTTGACCGCCGCGGTGTGGACCAACGACGTAAGCCAAGCCCACCGCATGGCTGCGGGACTTGATGCCGGCTACGTCTGGATAAACGGCAGTGCACGCCATTACTGGGGGTTGCCCTTCGGCGGTTGGAAATCGTCAGGTGTTGGATCCGAAGAGTCCACGGAGGAACTGTTGTCCTACACCCAAGTCAAGGCAGTAACCGTCACCTTGGACTGA
- a CDS encoding epoxide hydrolase family protein, with product MRPFSIHVADDVLDDLRTRLSRTRWPEAECVPDWTQGIPLGYTRELAAYWADGYDWRSREAALNRFDQFVVEIHGVDIHFIHQRSPHQEAFPLVITHGWPGSIVEFHNVIEPLTNPTAHGGRAEDAFHVVCPALPGYGFSGKPTNAGWGVGKIAQAWETLMLRLGYQRYGAQGGDWGAAITTQMGRNRGHCAAIHLNMPIAYPPAGGITDPTEEEQLALAALTTYQRWETGYSEQQSTRPQTVGYGLADSPVGQMAWIVEKFAAWMDCDGHPENVLSRDELLDNVMMYWATNSGSSSARLYWESFKTLDATTRVELPTGIAAFPKEVLRAPRSWYEPIYNITHWTTMPRGGHFAALEQPRLFVDDIRAFFESVR from the coding sequence GTGAGACCATTTAGCATCCACGTCGCCGATGACGTTCTCGACGATCTACGAACGCGTCTTTCGCGGACCCGTTGGCCGGAAGCCGAATGTGTACCGGACTGGACCCAGGGCATCCCGCTCGGGTACACCCGCGAACTGGCCGCCTATTGGGCCGACGGATACGACTGGCGGTCCCGTGAAGCCGCCCTCAACCGATTCGATCAGTTCGTCGTCGAAATCCACGGCGTGGACATCCATTTCATCCACCAGCGATCTCCGCACCAAGAGGCTTTTCCGCTGGTGATCACCCACGGCTGGCCCGGCTCGATCGTGGAGTTTCACAACGTGATCGAGCCGCTGACCAACCCGACTGCCCACGGGGGACGGGCCGAGGACGCCTTCCACGTGGTGTGCCCGGCGCTTCCGGGCTACGGTTTCTCCGGCAAGCCCACCAACGCCGGCTGGGGTGTCGGGAAGATCGCGCAGGCCTGGGAGACGCTCATGCTGCGCCTTGGCTACCAGCGCTACGGCGCCCAGGGCGGCGACTGGGGCGCAGCGATCACCACACAAATGGGCCGCAACCGCGGCCACTGCGCCGCCATCCATCTGAATATGCCGATCGCTTACCCTCCAGCGGGCGGCATCACCGATCCGACCGAGGAAGAACAGCTGGCCCTGGCCGCCCTAACGACTTATCAGCGTTGGGAGACAGGCTATTCCGAGCAGCAGTCCACCCGGCCTCAGACCGTCGGCTACGGACTGGCCGATTCGCCGGTCGGCCAGATGGCCTGGATCGTCGAGAAATTCGCAGCGTGGATGGACTGCGACGGCCATCCCGAGAACGTGCTCAGCCGCGATGAGCTCCTCGACAACGTCATGATGTACTGGGCTACCAATAGTGGCTCCTCCTCGGCCCGGTTGTACTGGGAGAGCTTCAAGACCCTGGACGCGACAACTCGTGTGGAATTGCCCACTGGTATTGCTGCCTTCCCCAAGGAGGTCCTGCGCGCACCGCGAAGTTGGTACGAACCGATCTACAACATCACCCATTGGACGACCATGCCGCGCGGCGGGCACTTCGCCGCTCTGGAACAACCGAGGCTCTTCGTCGACGACATCCGCGCATTCTTCGAATCCGTGCGGTGA